One Synechocystis sp. LKSZ1 genomic window, TTACCCTACGGAGCATGGCCAACGCTGGACGCACAATCTGAGTCGCACCTTAGCCCAGCATGGCTTTACGATTATTTCTGGCCTGGCGGCGGGCATTGATGGCATTGCTCATCAGAGTTGTCTCGCGGCCCAGGGCCGCACCATTGCCGTGTTGGGGACGGGCTTGGATCTGGTCTATCCACCCCAGCATCGTCAACTGTTTGAGCAGATCGTGGCTGAGGGCCTGGTGGTAACGGAATATCCCGTGGGGACGAAACCGGACCGGGGTAACTTTCCGGCCCGGAACCGAATTATTGCCGGCTTAAGTCGCGCGGTGTTGGTGCTAGAGGCCCCGGAAAAATCGGGTTCTCTGATTACGGCCCGCTACGCCAGCGACTTTAATCGCGATGTCTATACCCTGCCCAATTCCCCGGAAGTTGAGGAAGCGAGGGGTTGTCTGAAGCTGATCCACAACGGCGCTGAAGTGATTTTCTCGGAGCAGGAATTACTGGCCAGCTTGGGGGCCATTCCGGCTCTGGATCAACCCCAGCAGTTGACCCTATTACCCACCTCGGAGATGTCTCCTCCCGATTTAGAACCAGCCCTGGCCCAACTCTTGCAGGCGGTTCCGCAGCAACCGGCCCTCTTTGATGTCATTGTGGCCCAGGCCGGCCAGAGTGCTGGCGACGTTTCCGGGGGGCTCTTGCAGTTGGAACTTCTAGGCTTGGTGACTCAATTGCCGGGGATGCGCTACCAACGCCGCTAGGAGTTGACCAATTTTCCCCTTTGGCCCAGGTCACCAGGGTCTGGGTCAATCCCTCTAGGGTATATTCCTGGGCTTCTAGGTCAACCCGCCCCAATAGCTCTCGACAACGCTGGGAGGTTTGCGGGCCAATGGAGGCCAGGCAGACGGGGGCCAGGTAATCGGCGAGGCGTTGGTTGTCCCCATCCAGGGCCTGGAGTAAAAGCGTATGGAAATTTTGCACCGTTTTGGCGCTGGCAAAGGTCACGACATCGACTTGGCCCTGCTGGAGGGCTTCTAGAATGGTCGGGGCCAGGCTTTCTGGGCAAGCAGATTGATAGGCCGGCACCTCTACCACCGTTCCCCCTTGCTGCGTGAGGGCCTGGACAAGCACTTCGCGGCCGCCACTTTCCACTCGCGGGAAAA contains:
- the dprA gene encoding DNA-processing protein DprA — encoded protein: MSQERAYWFAWSQLNGVGPVLLKRIYQHFETLENAWKATPRALGEVQGLGAKLIQGIVEQRGAIDPESALAAHTQKNPRFWTPADPEYPQLLWEIPSPPPLLYYQGQVNTLENQGQVPGIGIVGTRYPTEHGQRWTHNLSRTLAQHGFTIISGLAAGIDGIAHQSCLAAQGRTIAVLGTGLDLVYPPQHRQLFEQIVAEGLVVTEYPVGTKPDRGNFPARNRIIAGLSRAVLVLEAPEKSGSLITARYASDFNRDVYTLPNSPEVEEARGCLKLIHNGAEVIFSEQELLASLGAIPALDQPQQLTLLPTSEMSPPDLEPALAQLLQAVPQQPALFDVIVAQAGQSAGDVSGGLLQLELLGLVTQLPGMRYQRR